The Nymphaea colorata isolate Beijing-Zhang1983 chromosome 11, ASM883128v2, whole genome shotgun sequence genome includes the window TATTTCTTGCAACTCTTGACACCCATCAGCTTGGCTTCATGGGGAGGCGAAGATGGACAACGTCACAAGCCCCAAGAATTCCACCCATGGATGAGCGTTCGAGTTCTGCAAATTCATTGGAATCGGATTCTGTTTCTTCCCGAAGGACGACCAGACGGTTCTAGTGGAGTAGAATTGAACATGAAGTACAATCCTCCGGACCACTAAAAATTAGTAAAATCCAGGAAATTCCAGAACGACGACAGCCTCACGTTCAATTATAGGAGTAGGTGTGGGCCGCGTGAATCTGTATCTTCCACGAGATTGGTAGCTTGCAGTTGCGCTGCCCTTGGAAGCTTCTAGTGGGAGAGGACGGCAAGCCACAGGAGTGGCCCATATACTCTTATGGGGACCAAAGTCTACAATTCTTTAAAAAACTAATTGAGATGTCTAATCAATTCAGTTGACAATTTATAAAGCGTCACATAAcaattatgttttaaattaaaaacatgCTGTTATATGTGCACGATTTAAATAGTTCAACCTTACTTTACATCATCACAAATTTGTCTTAATCTGTATATTTCCATCGTATATTCTCATGGATCTTCTTGCGTTCCAGAACTTGCTGtcatcaaatttcaaaagaaaaaatgcaggAAGCTTATTTGATGTGATTTCATTAATGGGTACTTCTCTGACATGCATTTCATGATTTACTGTGATGCAGGGGTATCCTAATTCAAGGAATTCGTCAACAAGCGAGGTACCATCTCAAAGCGGTCAGCTGGAAGATAGATTTGCACCGAGGCTCGATGGGCTGAGATTCATAGAAACGCTTGTCACAGCACACAGATAGCAAGCACAGAAGCGACCCTTCACTCTCACGGAAACTGCATTCTCCTTGTGTGTTATTATTTCGTCTTGTGGTTGGTGAGGGTCTGGTTTTCCTTTTATTCATTGTGTATTGTGGGGGGGGATTCAATGTAAGTTATTTTTAGGTTCAACTGCCAGAAAGATGTGGTGCAACTGGGATTAAAATATTGATCTAAAATTGATTTCGAATGAACCAGAGAGGCGTCATGGTCATGCATGCTGTTATactaataaaatatttaatcacTTTCTGAAGAGGCGTAGTTTCTTGTGCTGAAATGTTGTTTTGCTGCTGTGAAAAAAAGTGAGCTTTGAAGTTGATGCAATAATTGCAGTGGAACTATGTTTAAATATATTCAAgtaacataaataaataaataaaatgtagcataaaagacaaagaagatgatGTCAGTCCGTCTCTGTTCATCTTATTGCCAGGAAATTGGAATGGCTGGTCAATCGTTCGCGTCTCTATACATGGTTAatgttttggatctgaaaatcAAGTTGCCGTCAAGTTGGGTTAGGTTGAACTACTGGTCAAGAAATTGGGTCTTGCTTGTTCTTTTTAACGAGTCCAGGAGTTAGGTGGATCCATGCCTTTTGCCCGGTTTGAATGATCGAAAAGGTGAGAAGACTGATACATGACATCAGAGGCCGTTCGGGAGAAAATGAACTtgtttttggatccaaaagcaGGAGTActattactatatatatatatttttgtgtgtAAATGGCTTGGAAAAGAGTAAATAGCTCATGGCTCGGACCCATCATTCAAAGCCCGTTGCACTCACTAAGACCCAATTAGCCACACTCCCTTGACGAAATAACTGCCTTAAATGTCCTCCATTAAAACACAAGACCATGGAAATTATCTatctacctatatatatatagggagagggagggaaagaaatggaaagaaaggtcTTTCctatgtttggatgactaaACGAAAGGAAGTTGAGGAGAaggaaatgatattttaatataattctaATCGCTCAGAAAATAGAGAcattggaaagaaaatgaatggatgatcattctctttcctttcttctacTTTTCCTCCCTATtcccttccttccttttccatttctttccctttctttcccttcatccaaacatagcGTTAATGTCCAGGAAAACGCCTGCTCGGGGGTTACCCAAATTTTATACAAAAGAAACATGATAGGTACAAAAAAGAACAGGAATGAGCATTTAGCAACACTAAAAAACCTGCGCAAGAGAAAACCAGCCCCAATGACAAAACGGATCAACAGAGAAGCAAATCAGCTATTGTTAGGAGGGAACCACATCTTGTCCTGACGCCCCCCATTCTTTGAAGTGAGTCTCGCTATGATAATAAGCAACAGGGCAAGAAGCTCTGATGATACATCACCAAAAATCTGATTTAGACTCCCCTTGCCATCTCTGAATGCCACCAAAATGAGCAAGTATCTGGACATTAGCATCAAACATAACATATTTGACGTTATGATTATCTGAGagcatgttcttttttatttctggtATGACCAGAACATTGTTTAGTGTGAGAATTTGATGGCCAGTGGAGATCTTGACCATTCCAGTATGTGTAGTGGCAAGCTTTTCACCATTTCCAACcattactttttcatttccaCAATATTTCGGCATGGAATAGAGATTACCTGGACTATCCGTGATATGGTTTGATGCTGCTCTTGCATCCATGAACCAGGTTTGATCTTGTTCATCAGCAATCTTTAAAGCAGCAAGGGCCTTTGGAACATCTTCAACTCGAAATGCCTGATTGAATATGTGTCAGCAGTGACTTAGCTTATTGCAAATTTGGCACATCATACCTTGTAGGGATTTGCAAACTGTTTATTCTTTGGATCACCTTTTGTCCTGACATTTTCTGCTCATATTGTTGTTCGCTTCAGAGAATTCTCTTCCTACTGAATTGAAATTTTGCTTGTTGCGATTACTGTAGTGCATGGCAGTTGATCATTATTTCGTTACGCTGAGTGGTGGTTGATTTCAGCCTCTTCATCTTGAAGCGCATGTTGGTCTCATGAGCCTGCAGTAAGGCAACAACTTCGGCGTATTGCATGGTGAAAGGCCTTGTGAGCATGGAGGTGACAAACGCCTTATAGCCATCACCTAGGCCATTTAATAACCAAAACAGTTTGATTTTGATCAGAAATAGGCTTGCCTATGGCAGCCAACTCATCGCAAATAGTCTTGGGCTATGGATAAGGTCTTTTTGCAATAAAGTTGTGATCATTGGGTCAACGAGCTCTTGATTCATGAGCAAAGGCTGTAATAAGAGCATCTCATACTTCTTTTGAAGTCTCCCAACCAACAACTAAACCAATAACTTCTTTTGATAGAGTTTCCGTGATCCATCTCTTCAAAAGACAATCTCGGCCAAGAAGATGAGTTTTCCATAGTAGGAAATTTGATTGATTCAGCTTTAGTGAGACGGAGTTTGCCATGTTAAGACTATAGGGGTGTAGATACTTAGCTTCCACGGTCTGGTGGTTGATCGAAACCCTTCCTTAGAAGATGGATGCCTGCTCCGAATCACCACTAAAGGTAGCACGCTGCCCTTAAGATCGAGCACTCTAATaccataaaaatgaaaaagagaaacttAACATGGTTCAGTACTCAATACCTACATCCACAATAGCCCTCACAGAATGTGAGAGACGCACTATCTACATCATTTAAATAATACAGATTCGTTACAAGGAGATTTTTTGCCACTTTTATCATATCAATCTCCTTGACTTCACCATTGAAAGTTACAATcacttgaaggattttagcaATATAATTTTGGCATACTCAGGTGACAGCTTTAGCTGTAATGCTATCTTGGCCAGCTTGCACAGTGGTGGATTTTGCAGACAAGGATGGAGGTGTCTTTCGATGATCTAGTCGTCCAGTCTAGAAAGAGGCAAGATCATTTCGACCATCTTCGACAAGTCCTCTTTGCAGCTTCATAATTATCAAGTGATTTTTGCCTTATCGTTGACAATATCCACCTTATTTCTGTTCTTGGCCACGCCTTCTAGCCAATATGAAAGAAACATTTACGCCTCATTCCTTGCACCATGAGCATTGAAGATTTTAGAGCAGAATTTTGATTGCTGTGCCTCGACCTCAACAACAGAGCTGCATTCTTTTTGCCCTTCCATTTCATTCCTTCTAAAACCCTTTTGCAGGTAGTCCATACATCAGCATTGATGCCCTTAGCTCCCCAGTCCTCTCTTCCTCCATGAGCTATCTGGTTTAGCCTCCAAACTACAGTTTGAAAGGTCATAGACCAGCACTCATGGAGCCTTTTCTGTTTTATTCTAACCTCTGACAAAGCTTTAGCTTCCTTATCCATCGTCCACCATGGAATCCCTTTCCTTCCAAATCTCTTCACTACGCCACTCCACACATTTTGTGATATGGGACACACTGTTAGACTGTGGAGGTTGCTCTTCTCCCCATTGTAACACCTGATTGTCATGAGAATTCCAAATTTTTAGAGTCGATCTTGGGTGGGGAGGTTGTTGTTACAAGCTATATAAGTAAACCAACTTGCTCTTGATGGAGTGCTTGGATTCCATAAACACTTTCTCCAGTTTTCCTTGATTTCCTTTCTCCTTATCATTTCCAATATTGCACTACCTTTCAAACTTTTGGGTGAACAATCAGTCCACACTAAATACAACTATTATGTTTTCTACAACAAATGTTCAACTACATCAAGTTTGAGACTCAGGGGGTTTGGATTATACAAAGTGAAAATAGTATCTCGAACCTTTGCGTGTATCTGGATTTGGATATTTATCAGATTCAGCCAGAAAATCGATATGGATTATGGATTTCAAACTTGGTTACTAGCGATTCGTATTATCATGTTGGATCCAGTTAAAATTTGAATTACATATCAAACAGGAAGCAAACCAGGGACCTTACTAAAAGTAGACCCCAGATTTACCATTGATCGCAAATGGACGATGAGACAGGAAATTGAAGCACGCACTTATAGTCtcattataatttataaatattCTCTTGCGttaaattcttaaaaaataaaattactcGTCAAAG containing:
- the LOC116263947 gene encoding uncharacterized protein LOC116263947, producing the protein MKKSATLFTSMAAASATLLSASALPSDSRSLNSQEGYPNSRNSSTSEVPSQSGQLEDRFAPRLDGLRFIETLVTAHR